Proteins from a genomic interval of Haloferax marinisediminis:
- a CDS encoding mechanosensitive ion channel family protein, giving the protein MAELLSLQPMLLLQTDTVSQELARWLAELIEGEEANLIRDIIAFFLTLIITYAIARFGIVRHIMRVMRRREFDPSIISLGRLVGTIMSAVLAFGLAFAIAGFGSFLTAMSAVSGALVIAVGLAANDLIANLLAGLYIINEKLFVVGDWIEWEDNRGRVEQIDLRITRVRTFDNELVAVPNSELANTVITNPVAYGKLRISVEFAVGFEHVDRAINVIMEEANSFPKILTEPTPSVIVYELGDTYVGLRARVWMDEPSRPHFNRLRGEFITKVVRRFTKEGITRDPEAVQLSGGIGIDGPGTVSLE; this is encoded by the coding sequence ATGGCAGAATTGCTGTCACTCCAGCCGATGCTCCTCTTGCAAACCGACACAGTTTCCCAAGAACTAGCCAGGTGGCTGGCCGAACTAATAGAAGGTGAAGAAGCAAACCTCATACGGGACATCATCGCCTTCTTTCTCACACTCATTATTACCTATGCAATCGCTCGCTTCGGGATCGTCCGACACATCATGCGGGTGATGAGGCGTCGGGAGTTCGACCCTTCGATTATCAGCCTCGGTCGGCTCGTCGGGACAATCATGAGTGCGGTCCTCGCATTCGGTCTCGCGTTCGCTATAGCGGGGTTCGGCTCATTTCTGACTGCGATGTCTGCCGTGAGTGGTGCGCTGGTCATCGCAGTCGGTCTCGCAGCGAACGACCTCATCGCTAACCTCCTCGCCGGGTTGTACATCATCAACGAGAAACTCTTCGTGGTCGGCGACTGGATCGAGTGGGAAGACAACCGCGGGCGAGTCGAGCAAATCGACCTCCGAATCACGCGAGTTCGAACGTTCGACAACGAACTCGTGGCAGTCCCCAATTCAGAATTAGCGAACACAGTGATTACCAACCCTGTGGCGTATGGCAAACTTCGAATCTCGGTCGAATTCGCCGTCGGCTTCGAGCACGTCGATCGAGCAATCAACGTAATCATGGAGGAGGCAAACTCGTTCCCAAAAATCCTCACAGAGCCGACACCAAGTGTCATCGTCTACGAACTGGGAGACACCTACGTCGGGTTGAGAGCACGAGTCTGGATGGACGAACCCTCACGGCCCCACTTCAACCGCCTCCGAGGAGAGTTTATCACGAAAGTGGTTCGACGGTTCACCAAAGAAGGAATCACGCGAGACCCAGAGGCGGTCCAGCTCTCTGGTGGAATCGGAATCGATGGACCAGGAACCGTCTCGTTGGAGTGA
- a CDS encoding AI-2E family transporter, with translation MATERRLPDTVSVQLRRPDLGWWLVGLALFAVLAWVGFEYLGWVVFGLFVYYVARPISRRLHRRISSPTLDAGLTLTFIIVPILLFIAAFLAVALGQAISLLSSDAAQAIIDRLPVQTSGLPTEPVDVIVVILEDPAFSSVLDTFGVAVGAFTATLFNVFLMLIFAFFLLVEDRKISRWFETNVFGTESLTTSYLRAVDRGLTSVYFGYTLTIFAIIIIAAIIYMVFNFVAPGGLRIPSALLLAVITGVFTLIPLVGRSVVYALIFAILSAQALNTNPTLLWVPIVFFVLMVLVFDNVVRTYIRPYLSGKSYHMALVMFAYLLGPLLFGWYGIFMGPLLMVLIVEFITKVLPRLSPAVSGEVDTTQEGPELAPGEVDQVTFDESPDTGRDDVRPG, from the coding sequence ATGGCCACTGAGCGAAGGCTTCCGGATACGGTGAGTGTGCAGTTACGGCGGCCAGATCTCGGGTGGTGGCTCGTCGGCCTTGCGCTGTTCGCTGTTCTCGCATGGGTTGGATTCGAATACCTCGGGTGGGTCGTGTTCGGGCTGTTTGTCTACTACGTTGCACGACCGATTTCCCGCCGATTACATCGTCGTATCTCGTCACCTACGCTCGATGCCGGGCTCACGCTCACGTTCATCATCGTCCCGATTCTCCTGTTTATCGCAGCGTTCCTCGCTGTTGCCCTTGGGCAAGCGATATCTCTGCTCTCTTCTGATGCGGCCCAAGCTATCATCGACAGACTCCCTGTTCAGACGTCGGGACTGCCTACGGAACCTGTCGATGTCATCGTCGTCATCTTGGAAGACCCAGCGTTCTCTTCGGTGCTGGACACGTTTGGTGTCGCAGTTGGAGCGTTCACCGCGACGCTGTTCAACGTGTTCCTCATGCTCATCTTCGCGTTCTTCCTGCTCGTCGAGGACCGAAAGATTTCGCGCTGGTTCGAAACGAACGTCTTTGGCACGGAGTCGTTGACCACGTCGTACCTTCGTGCTGTCGACCGGGGTCTGACGTCGGTGTACTTCGGGTACACGCTCACCATCTTCGCGATTATCATCATCGCTGCCATCATCTACATGGTTTTCAACTTCGTCGCACCCGGTGGATTACGGATTCCATCTGCTCTCTTGTTGGCAGTCATCACTGGTGTCTTCACGCTCATTCCACTCGTGGGGCGCTCTGTCGTGTACGCGCTTATCTTCGCCATACTGTCCGCACAGGCGCTCAACACCAACCCGACGTTACTCTGGGTACCAATCGTATTCTTTGTGCTGATGGTGCTCGTGTTCGACAACGTCGTCCGGACGTACATCCGTCCGTACCTCTCGGGGAAGTCCTACCACATGGCGCTGGTCATGTTCGCGTACCTCCTCGGACCACTTCTTTTCGGATGGTACGGTATCTTCATGGGGCCATTGCTGATGGTGCTCATCGTCGAGTTCATCACCAAAGTTCTCCCTCGTCTCAGCCCTGCCGTGTCTGGTGAGGTCGACACAACCCAAGAAGGCCCCGAACTTGCACCAGGAGAGGTGGACCAAGTGACGTTCGACGAGTCTCCCGACACTGGCAGAGACGATGTCCGTCCTGGATGA
- a CDS encoding bile acid:sodium symporter family protein has product MAVVGMQLTRGDLFETVRSYNLLARWLLANVVAVPLFAVVLWFVFDLSDPLLTGLVLISLAPGAPFIPRLVLLAGEDSKQALELTASLTVVAAVLVPVFATGVLVLIELHEGVSLFRFLGPLLLVLVVPIVVGALVRDLRPALATRATKPLARISNLSLVAALAVIVILDPGGIIRILLSLVGTGTLLILLVFIIGSIAIGWLIGGPTAEGRRILGLACAARNIGVALFAVTGAFPDSNADSAIVAYTVLMFVVSGGVAYYWGRTRRAIPSTA; this is encoded by the coding sequence ATGGCTGTCGTCGGGATGCAACTCACACGCGGAGACCTCTTTGAGACTGTCCGCTCGTACAATCTCCTCGCCAGGTGGCTTCTAGCAAACGTGGTTGCAGTCCCACTGTTTGCTGTCGTGCTGTGGTTCGTGTTCGACCTCTCAGACCCGCTGTTGACCGGACTCGTGTTGATTTCGCTTGCGCCAGGTGCACCGTTTATTCCCCGTCTCGTCCTGTTGGCAGGCGAGGACTCCAAGCAGGCGTTGGAGTTGACGGCATCGCTAACTGTTGTCGCGGCAGTTCTCGTCCCAGTATTTGCCACCGGAGTACTCGTGCTCATCGAACTCCATGAGGGCGTCTCACTCTTCCGCTTTCTCGGTCCGCTCCTGCTCGTACTCGTCGTTCCGATAGTAGTCGGCGCACTCGTGCGTGACTTGAGGCCAGCCCTCGCAACTCGGGCAACCAAACCTCTCGCCCGAATTTCGAATCTCTCGCTCGTCGCTGCACTCGCCGTCATCGTCATTCTGGACCCCGGTGGAATCATCCGAATCCTGCTATCCCTCGTCGGAACGGGGACGTTGCTCATACTTCTGGTGTTCATCATTGGGTCGATCGCGATTGGATGGCTCATCGGTGGACCGACAGCAGAGGGCCGTCGGATTCTCGGACTCGCATGCGCTGCTCGAAACATCGGTGTCGCACTGTTCGCCGTAACTGGGGCCTTCCCAGACTCGAACGCAGATTCGGCAATCGTCGCGTACACCGTCCTCATGTTCGTCGTCTCGGGAGGCGTCGCGTACTACTGGGGTCGAACGAGGCGCGCAATTCCTTCGACGGCGTAG
- a CDS encoding cation:proton antiporter, with the protein MAGVEEQLIVLLYLFAIAGAVGLVTARLAQVQYTTGLLIAGLLISIIGSPVEVELTSDFILLALLPALIFNDAIRINVEALRENIVPILALAVVGLLASIGIIAIVGPVVFGFSLIVAVLFGAIIMPTDPVSVLAVFEDLGVPERLNILVEGESLLNDGVSIVVYSSILAVLVEAETRGVEVADFVTVSAFFAEVGIGILVALIGGALVGGAVGYVAYKVVSRVDDELTAVVISVLAAYGVYLFLDMLGSSGVIGTLTAGVFLASRVGQTEISPETNFTVEAIWGYAAFIANTIIFVALGIITPFDLLVEYAPQIVAAIVVVFLARAVVIYPLVGLLNRWTDTPISRAYQHILSWSGIHASVSIALVLGVSEQFTGPLAEQLSALVFGVAAFTLLVNGPTMGRLIDRVGISKSRPSQRLYEALVGRLHGVDAALETAENLLERDEIPTSVFEDVTAVYKRERTALTAGIESLLDDHPDIRDHEERLGKHRILVAEHQAIYEAIVRGEISKDIGERLLADVEVELNRILTEETGVERPTPTGFKPYWREQLEKVGLEGSDDTK; encoded by the coding sequence ATGGCGGGGGTCGAAGAGCAGCTGATAGTCCTTCTGTATCTCTTCGCCATCGCCGGTGCTGTCGGTCTCGTAACTGCACGGTTGGCCCAGGTGCAGTACACGACCGGGCTCCTCATCGCGGGGTTACTCATCTCGATTATCGGGTCCCCGGTCGAAGTCGAACTCACCTCCGATTTCATCTTGCTGGCTCTACTTCCGGCCTTGATTTTCAACGATGCAATCAGAATCAACGTAGAGGCGCTCCGCGAGAACATCGTTCCGATTCTGGCACTCGCAGTCGTTGGCCTCCTCGCATCTATCGGTATCATCGCCATCGTGGGGCCAGTCGTGTTCGGGTTCTCACTCATCGTCGCTGTACTCTTTGGGGCGATTATCATGCCGACCGACCCCGTCTCGGTGCTCGCCGTCTTCGAAGACCTGGGAGTTCCCGAACGACTCAACATTCTCGTCGAAGGGGAGAGCCTCCTGAACGACGGTGTCTCCATCGTGGTCTACTCATCGATTCTCGCAGTCCTCGTCGAGGCAGAGACCCGAGGTGTCGAAGTCGCTGACTTCGTCACGGTCAGTGCGTTCTTCGCTGAGGTCGGAATCGGAATCCTGGTCGCACTGATTGGTGGCGCACTCGTCGGCGGTGCAGTCGGATACGTCGCGTACAAAGTCGTCTCGAGAGTGGACGACGAACTGACCGCCGTGGTCATCTCGGTCCTCGCTGCATACGGTGTCTACCTCTTCCTCGACATGCTCGGAAGCAGCGGCGTCATCGGGACACTCACAGCCGGTGTCTTCCTCGCGTCTCGTGTCGGTCAGACGGAGATTTCTCCCGAGACAAACTTCACAGTGGAAGCTATCTGGGGGTATGCGGCCTTCATCGCGAACACCATCATCTTCGTCGCCCTCGGAATCATCACCCCCTTCGACCTTCTCGTAGAATATGCCCCACAAATCGTCGCAGCCATCGTCGTCGTCTTCCTCGCACGAGCCGTCGTCATCTACCCCCTGGTCGGACTCCTCAATCGGTGGACGGACACTCCCATCTCCCGTGCATACCAGCACATTCTGTCGTGGAGCGGTATCCACGCGTCAGTCTCTATCGCACTCGTCCTCGGTGTGTCCGAACAGTTCACCGGACCACTTGCAGAGCAACTCTCAGCGCTCGTCTTCGGCGTCGCTGCCTTCACACTCCTCGTGAATGGTCCCACGATGGGGCGACTCATCGACAGAGTCGGTATCAGCAAGTCGCGACCGTCCCAGCGACTCTACGAGGCACTCGTCGGCCGACTCCACGGAGTCGACGCCGCACTCGAGACAGCAGAAAACCTCCTCGAACGCGACGAGATTCCGACGAGTGTCTTCGAAGACGTCACCGCAGTTTACAAACGCGAGCGTACCGCCCTCACTGCTGGTATCGAGTCGCTCTTGGACGACCACCCAGACATTCGGGACCACGAAGAACGACTCGGAAAACACCGCATCCTAGTCGCAGAGCATCAGGCGATTTACGAAGCGATAGTTCGAGGAGAGATAAGCAAGGACATCGGGGAACGCTTACTGGCAGATGTCGAAGTCGAACTCAACCGAATCCTGACAGAAGAGACGGGTGTGGAACGACCAACGCCAACAGGATTCAAACCCTACTGGCGTGAGCAGCTCGAAAAGGTCGGGCTAGAGGGGTCCGACGACACGAAATAG
- a CDS encoding dimethylarginine dimethylaminohydrolase family protein, translating to MEAECQALIEIFDRFDVTVYRTEELTDEMVAANFGEKWLVNGYMTSYSRDPIFVVGDNVIELAPGAPNRRAELLAYRKLLYDRVEPTSAKWVQMPMADARNLTDPEYTKETHAALEGGDLLVLGKTVLVGTSLNPKVGSSALGFEWLRDLLEPQGYTVERVRIGEEFLHLDVVLSVPRDGVAILCPDAFVDGIPSYFDGWDLIEVTKDQAQFLACNGMPLDPDNYILGYNDVEDGSTVQEGLEEHGITVHRIAYENHTEDGGSIRCTCHPLVRELS from the coding sequence ATGGAAGCCGAGTGCCAAGCGCTCATCGAAATATTCGACCGATTCGACGTGACTGTCTATCGAACTGAGGAACTCACAGACGAGATGGTTGCGGCGAACTTCGGCGAGAAGTGGCTCGTGAACGGATATATGACGTCGTACAGCCGTGACCCAATCTTCGTGGTAGGAGACAACGTTATCGAACTGGCACCAGGTGCGCCGAACCGTCGCGCCGAACTCCTCGCCTATCGAAAACTGCTCTACGACCGTGTGGAGCCGACGAGTGCGAAGTGGGTGCAAATGCCCATGGCCGACGCCAGAAATTTGACCGACCCCGAGTACACGAAAGAGACGCACGCTGCCCTGGAGGGTGGCGATTTGCTCGTCCTCGGCAAGACGGTTCTGGTCGGAACGTCACTCAATCCGAAAGTCGGGTCGAGCGCGCTCGGGTTCGAGTGGTTGCGCGACCTGCTCGAACCGCAGGGCTACACCGTCGAGCGAGTCCGAATCGGCGAGGAGTTCCTGCACTTGGACGTGGTACTGTCGGTTCCACGTGACGGAGTAGCCATCCTGTGTCCTGACGCATTCGTCGACGGTATCCCGTCGTACTTCGACGGGTGGGACCTCATCGAAGTCACGAAAGACCAAGCGCAGTTCCTCGCGTGCAACGGGATGCCACTCGACCCCGACAATTACATCCTCGGCTACAACGACGTCGAAGACGGCTCGACCGTCCAAGAAGGACTCGAAGAACACGGCATCACAGTCCACCGCATCGCCTACGAGAACCACACCGAAGACGGTGGCTCGATTCGGTGTACGTGTCACCCGTTAGTCCGTGAACTCAGCTAG